tgcagacctgtcgctctcacgtctgtggtcatgaagtcatttgagagactggttttggccgaCCTGAAGGACAtcgctggacccccttcagtttgcttaccgagcaaacaggtctgtggatgatgctgtcaacatgggactgcattatatcctgcaacacctcgacagacctgggacttatgcaaggatcctatttgtggacttcagttcagccttcaataccatcatgcctgatcttctctcaaccaaactgacccaggtctcaatgcccaccccaatctgtcgatggatcaccagcatTCTGACAGATCGGCAGCAGCTATtgagactggggaaaatcacatctgggaccctcactattagcactggtccTCCTCATGGATGCATTCCCCACCACTGCTCTTcttcctgtacacaaatgactgcactgcaaaggaccccactgtcaagctcctgaagtttgcagatgacaccacggtcatctgcTTCATCCGTGGCGGTGACGATTCTGCATACatatgggaggttgaacagctggctgtcacaacaaccttgagctgaacacactcaaaacagtggagataatggacttcaggagaaatccccacCCACCCCCCCAAACATCCAGTAACAACTCACAATGCAtataaaactttgttttattaatgtttatcTCCTACATTAGAGTACTATAAAACAGTACAAAGTTTACAAAATGTAGAAATCACTTCTAATATCCTAAAATTTATTTACAAAACCTGGATAaccaacatactgtacataaaaatggATTAACAAAAAGGCATCACAATTTTAGCATGTACTTCCCTTTTGTTGTAAACAAACATTATGTTAATTCATTTATGCTATGCTGTGCTTGTGTACATTTTGAACCATTTTTAAGATCTAGTTAAAACAATTTAGACCTAAAAATACATAGAAAATGTTTGCTCTTGATAtgcttttaaaattagttttaccTCAAAATAGCTTCAGTGATGCTTTCTATTGCTTTTCATGTTATCCCACAGAACTGAAGTTAGTACAATAAATACAAGTGAAATGACATTTCAAAATCACTCTCACATTCACGTAACATGCTCATGTACACAAATTCATGGCGCTGTAAACCAATTTAAGATCGAGATTAGTCCGTTTGATGATGTGGTGAAGTGATTATCACTAGCAACAGATCAGTTTTAAGAAAACATATACTGCTGTGATGCTTACACTATAAACATCAAGGCTGCCTACAAAGTACACAACCTCTTTGGTTAAATAAGGGCCAGATGTAAGGTGCAGTCTTCAGACACGGCAATGTTCAATCCCTTAAAATCCAGTCCATCGAACATATTCCCTGATAAAGATTCAAGGGATTTTCACTTCCGAAAGAAATGTGATGGGAAGGACTTGTTGGCAACTTGTCATAGGCACAAGTTTAGAAATGAAAGTGGCTATGCAGTTCAGATATAGGCCACTAGGTGGAGGCTGCGGCTACGAGTCCTTCACTCTGTTGTATGCTGTGATGAAGTTCTGCTTTGCATATTGTGGGTTCTGTGCAATGCAGTGAGCTGACAGCAGGGGGCTCCTCATCACCTATAAACATTCAGATAGAGTATGGTGAATAAAGGTGGCTTATTGCTGCAGTAAACATCAACTTTGAAAACCAAAACAGTGGCCCTCCAAAGTatttgaatgtctttgcattatgtaacaaaatattaaacatatcAATATATCAAAAGCTCTAGTACTATATGTTTGCATTTGATGCTTTTTCTGGTATTATGTTATCTTGTGCAacgacattcagacatttttgatagaggtagaccaatatatcggttttaccaattaatcggtgccaatagttgctttttggaactatcgttatcagTAAAAATCTATGgtgatagttgctgatagtttttacataatttcttcatttcaatataagagtccccggtgtgtttcgggcatgtttatacttaaaagtcctgtgttacgTACcagatcttaatttttttctggttattttttggattttagtttaacaataaactgcacctgggattttattcatttaggactctttgtctatGCCAGTCACAGAAAGGAAATAcgttttttttcagaattttttgacatactataaattgattttaaaaactatcggccgatcaatcggttattggcctttaccaccaccttagttatcgtatcgtcAAAATCCACTATAGGGCGATCTCTAATTTTTAAGTgtaacttaagtgtccaaaacgGTCCAAATACTATTTGGGGCCAAAGTATGCCTAGGCCCACACGGGATCAGagcaatatatttactttttcTGCACGGAATTGGTTTTTAAATACCATACATGAAATGTccctactacctgacagatatcactaaaACTGATGtcctaaaataaaaatcacacctGTCTCCGTCACTGCACTATTCTGTAGGGTAGTCTATCGATTAAAAAGTTGAATCCAATTAATTGCATGATGTGctgattatttaatcaaattaatcgcatttcaatatttactgaaaaaggcccccaaatttaattattttagtgtataataattcaaataacttaatataatatgtaataaacattataattcagatcatacagtgcatccggaaagtattcacagcgcttcactttttccacattttgttatgttacagccttattccaaaatggattaaattcattattttcctcaaaattctacaaacaataccccataatgacaacgtgaaagaagtttgtttgaaatctttgcaaatttataaaaaaataaataaataaataaataaataaataaaaatcacatgtacataagtattcacaccctttgccatgacactcaaaattgagctcaggtgcatcctgtttccactgatcatccttgagatgtttctacaacttgattggagtccacctgtgaaaaattcagttgattggacatgatctggaaaggcacacacctgtctatataaggtcccacagttagcagtgcatgtcagagcacaaaccaagtcataaagtccaaggaattgtctgtagacctctgagacaggattgtatcgaggcacagatctggggaagggtacagaaaaatttctgcagcattgaaggtcccaatgagcacagtggcctccatcatctgtaaacggaagaagtttggaaccaccaggactcttcctagagctggccgcctggtcaaactgagcgatcgggggagaagggccttagtcagggaggtgaccaagaacccgatggtcactctgacagagctccagcatttctctgtggagagaggagaaccttccagaagaacaaccatctctgcagcactccaccaatcaggcctgtatggtagagtggccagactgaagccactcctcagtaaaaggcacatgacagcccacctgaagtttgccaaaaggcacctgaaggactctcagaccatgagaaacaaagattgaactctttggcctgaatggcaagcgtcatgtctggaggaaaccaggcaccgctcatcacctggccaataccatccctacagtgaagcatggtggtggcagcatcatgctgtggggatgtttttcagcggcaggaactgggagactagtcaggatcgagggaaagatgaatgcagcaatgtacagagacatccttgatgaaaacctgctccagagcgctctggacctcagactggggcgaaagttcatcttccaacaggacaacgaccctaagcacacagccaagataacaaaggcgtggctccgggacaactctgtgaatgtccttgagtgacccagccagagtccagacttgaacccaattgaacaactctggagagatctgaaaatggctgtgcaccgacgctccccatccaacctgatggagcttgagaggtcctgcaaagaagaatgggagaaactgcccaaaaataggtgtgccaagcttgtagcatcatactcaaaaagacttgaggctgtaattggttccaaaggtgcttcaacaaagtattgagcaaaggctgtgaatacttatgtacatgtgactttttttattttttatttttttataaatttgcaaagatttcaaacaaacttctttcacgttgtcattatggggtattgtttgtagaattttgaggaaaatattgaatttaatccattttggaataaggctgtaacataacaaaatgtggaaaaagtgaagcgctgtgaattctttccggatgcactgtatacacatACTGTAGCAGAAGACAAGTTTAGCATTTCTactatacaaaaagtggctttaaagtaaatattgtttatttccataaaaTTGAACATATCCCTGTTATTGCCCTACCTCCCACTGCACTATTTTTCagtgttggtctatgtactcatgcgtcagacagacgcttttggagcatctcactagttttcagcatctctagtcacacaagctgtgtttttagcatgttgtgtcaagttaaactcgGTTTGAAGCAtttcgagatccctgcattctaaGCTGTCTTTGAGTGCAAAAGTGCATCTGTGGAAGGATGTGCTGCCTGCTCGTTGGTTTCACAaggcgtgttgcctgtacagctggagttgtgtTGGCAGCCCCCTACTGCATCAAAGAGGTACATCAATTTTGAATTGGTGCGACGGTAAGAACATTCCTTATTATTGCGGAACTTACATATGGTTCAGGGGCAtgattgtgttcattttttttttttcactttatttttcatataattaaccacccaaaacacattAAATCAGCCATCTTTTTTTTCATTAGTAGTAACCTTGATTCAGAAATTTCCTATTGCAATATCATAGTGAAGgccaattacattttacaatgaaATGGACTTCATAGGTTGTAAAAGTTAAGTACATTTCACAGGAGaacaatttaaatacatttcataagCTGTCAATACAAAAAAAGCATAATGCGTTACTTGAACGAACAGCGCAATGTGTGATATATTACACTTTTATTcgctaaaatattgaaatgcataaaGAGTTGTGTAATTTCTACAGATTGTCTGTACATGCATTAACTCGTCATTGCTgcattttgtttgaaattttagGGAAGCTGTGCTTCCCATGTAGACTTTAAGCAATTGCCACTGCAATCAAGTACGCCTTTGCTTGTTATAAAAGAAGAGAAATACTAtcctaaaaaacataaaaactaaatatatttaattctCACCAAGTCCTGAGGAGGAGGACACACTATCAGCCAGCGAGGAGTTGTCGGCGTGATCAGGGGAAAGTCCTTCCATCAGCGGGATTGAGAGTTCTGACGAGGGCACGGATGAGTCGTAGATTCCAGAGTCTCTGGGCATCTCGGGTGGACTGGCTGAGCCGTCCATATGAATAACAGGTCTTGGTGACCCCGCCGCTTCCTGACTCGATGATCCTTCTCCGATTTCACCGTGCAACGAACTCAAAGACGGTCCGGACAACGAGAGCGCTGCTAATTTTGGCGAATTCGGCAGGATCAGGACATTACTCCTAACTGGACAGTCACTCTCTGACAGATGTTTTAACTTCACCTCGTTAAGTACAAGCCCAGAGTCGAGCTTCTCTGGAGGTGGTGTGACACGATCACGTTTGTTCGGTGCAGGTGGGGGCATGAGTTGCCTTTCGAACCAGTCCGGCTCCTGCGCAATGTGCTGATGCATGTTGCAAATGGCCACGTAAAGTGACCGGCCCGAATTGCTGCGGAAATAGTTGCGCTTACTAACGTTGGGTGGCTGCGGCTCGCGATCGGTCAAGCTTAGCTGGCGTGAATGAAGTCGGGCGAACACCTGGGGCAACTGGTCCATCAGTTTGAACTTGGGCGCCAGGCTGAGTGAAGTGGGCACATCGCTCTCGTGGGAGTAGTCGAAGTAGACGGCCATGAAGCGGGAGAGATCGGAGGACTTCTGGTGCACCTCGCGGATTTTTTCTGCAATCATGGCCGTGGCCACGATGAACAGGTCCCTACTGCTGCCATCTCCTGACTCTTTGTTCTTCTCTTTAGATGTGGCCTTGCCTTTACGGTGTCTTTTCTCGACGAAATACTTTAGGCCTTTGGAGCAAACAGTGATGATGAAGTGGGCTTCATCAATACGTCTACTCAGCCAGGCCATCTGACCTTCTTTACAGATCTCCAAGTGCTCCCAGAGATCCAACGCAACCTACACATTCAGTTACAAACAGCAGAAATTTAGATTAATCAATGCAGAACTGCAAATTCAAatctaaattaaaatgtgtagctTAGTTTTCCACATGCCACTACAAATTCGGTCAAACGAATATACTTTAGTTTAAAGCTATAGTTTATCGTAGCTTTAAGTATTGGGTTCTGATGTTGAGTAGTCAATAAAATAACCCAATTTCTTTCCGATTTTAATTCTCAGCCTTTTTTATATAGTGTAGAGAAAATAGGACACAAAAGGGGAAAGGGTTACATTGGGAAATGTTGCAAGTTAAATTTGAACTTGCAAGGCCCATATGAACATTCCAGCTCAATGCGTCTCAGCATGTGTGCTAACTGCTAGATAACAGCTCTTGTTTTGCACTTTTAGAACTTTTTAAAATATGTCTGAGATTTTTTTAGATTACCAAACTGTCCtccactcaaaaaaacaaaacagaaatgctTAGTGCCCTCATTGTAACACCAGTAGAGGGCATCATGCACACATAATTCTAGGTCATTACAAAATTGTTTTCAATCTCTTAATTACTTGGTTTCGTAACCAAACTTTTGTCATCTCCACCAAACATTTATTTCATCATGTCTTATAAGTTTCATTCTAATATAAGAACGCCCCTGCTGAAAaacacatcttaaaccagcctaagatggtttgctggtcttcgcTGATCTCCTAGAATGGTCAAGATGGTCTGGTTTTCTGGTTttaagaggggttttgggcacttgaaACCAACTAAAACAGCTGAAGACCAGTGTGGTtgtgctgggagaccagctagaccagcttaaaccagcttaagaCCAGCAAATcttcttaggctggtttaagcttatCCACCAGGACCATCAGCCTTTGCAAATATACTTGAACAACATAAATAGGCACAAACTGGATGGATCCATCACCTCACAGCCGCAGAAGTCCTGCAGGAAGAAGGCGAAGCTCTGGATGACGGCGAGATGTTTGGGGCAGTCTTTACTGGAGTAACAGATGAAGATCTTGGGTCTCGGCCAGGGCTTCTCAGTGTTCAGAGCGGTAGTTTGAGAGGAAGACTCTGAACTCTCTTCATCCAGGTGGGAGTAGATATTCTCTGCAGAGGAATTCCAGATCACAGACATGAATCTAACAGAGATCAACTGAGATTTGTAGTGCATAGAAAAAAACGTGTAGTGCATTTATTGTTTCCATATGACGAAAACTCCTTTTAACAGACTGTACGAACTTAATGTAAAACCATATTTGTCCATGCTAAtgcaacagattttttttaaaaatgtactattacaTCAGCTGTTCTGTAGTGCATGTACCAAATGCTATTCTTTTGCTTTCCTGAGATTCATTACATACTAACAGGCTTACAAACAGTTCCTTTTGTCCAGAACAACCGGCGCTACCGTGGAATGGCGTGAGCACAAATGCTTTGATTCCACCATCCATTAATCTTCGCCAACGCTGCGAGATTACCGAGATAGGTTTACAGATACTGGACAAAAGCGAGTTTAGGAGGAAATCTGAGCCAAGTTAATGACGGCGAGATGAGGAATGGACACACACCTTGCTGTTTCTTGCGGCACATGACGGTGAAGAGAGTGGCAAAGGCAGACATGATGACCAGGGGAACGGTGATGGCCATTGCGCGGATCGGTCCGGCCCAAGGAGAATGCACTGAAACAAACACAACAGACATTTACAGCATTAAATATCAGCATTACAGAATGTACATTTAGTGTATAAATACAGAAGATGAATCTGTTCAATATACAGTAGTCTGTCTGTCTAGGTGCAATCCCAAAAATATAGTAACCCTAAAATCCATTGCGAGATGACAGAAAAATGTACCTTTTTTTTGCAAGTTCATAGTGAGTTGCGTAAAAACAGTTCAAGTTCTTGCATGTACTGTAAACGAACTTCTCTCATGGTGCTTATGAACATGCAATTGACGTCATTATTTCCATAATTTTGGCTTAAATATTGGgttatttctcaccaaaacctacgGTATGCCTTCAGggattacatttatgatacttctatgtcctttaaaagtgtttttactTGTCACAAATTAACCACAAGTTAGTtgcaaataaacagtttaaaatataatcatataaCTTTAGATGAGGTTTCTATAATAGACAATATTATATCACCTTCAATGTAGCAAGATATTATTTGTTGCCAGATGGCTGTAAAATCAGTAAAATCTGTTTTAAGTGGAAAATGTTTCACTTATACTAATTCCTTCATAAGACACAACAGTTCAGAGGGTTCAGTGTCAATTACCTTGGCTCACATGGTACTGCGTCTGTTTTCTGGTTGTATTATTATCATCACGAAGCTGCAGGAAAGTGTATTTGTTTAGTTACACTTCAATAAAGTGTTCAGTTTATAGCTTATGATATAAATGCTCTTGCCTCTATTGCATAAGTTCCTGGAATGACATCTTGCAAAATGCATGTTGTTTTGGGGCCATTTTGCTCCTAAAATGACAGACACACATTTTGGACATTATTTACAAAGCAAGCATTCTTGCAATGTCTTTTTATCCACATGTGGGCATCtttggaaaacaaaaaacagtgatcCAAACTTTCACTTGATTCGTTTACTTTCGCTATCAGTTCACATATTAGAGTTTTTAATGCAGTCAATTAAATAAAGTGTATTTATGAAGGGGCGTTTTTAATTAGAGGCTGACTGTGAGAAACTGAACTTATTACGCCGAACTGCAAGAGATAAACTCTGGAGTGTCCAAACTCTGGAATCCCCCTTTGGTGGCTTTGCTCACATCAAATTTCATTCCATTATTCCTACAATAATGCCGCCCGACCCGGCTCCAGATATGATCACTGTGCTCTTCTGAAAAGACAATGCATTTACAATCTTTATTTTACACGTGAAAAATAAGACTCAAAAGGAACCAGGTCATGTTCCGCGACAAAACTGCACAAATATGAAACACCTCAAAATAGTCCAAAAAAGCCTGTAAATTAATCCTAAAATTGTGATTTGGAGAGAACAAAGACTTTCAGTAgaccttaaagagacagttcacccaaacataacatttttgtcatcatttattcagcctAATGATGTTCCacaccatatgattttctttctttggtgcaaaacaaaaaggagaaatttagctgaatgctcatgctactctttttcatataatgacaGAAAATGGG
This DNA window, taken from Myxocyprinus asiaticus isolate MX2 ecotype Aquarium Trade chromosome 37, UBuf_Myxa_2, whole genome shotgun sequence, encodes the following:
- the LOC127427862 gene encoding interleukin-17 receptor D-like isoform X2, with the translated sequence MAGSLRLFHFLTALSVFLCFNAAVNGGKRGNSDKCNYKGTQLSSSDESGRKLAVTFRYDNCSVNWNPVGKHAIHEVNNITFSHLSCDSQAAVVVHWMASPLGIEHVKGFRVYLEDKNPEGKQCQHMILKDPRQLNFSYKTVKMSSQPFTGLDFETDYMVRIVPFPTFLNDSFFPPSFLRTNICEVLLGPDNIVCKPFWKPKMLSVSQLGSNLHVVFDHAPSTFGFSIYYLYYKLRQEGPFRLKRCKPEQNGPKTTCILQDVIPGTYAIELRDDNNTTRKQTQYHVSQVHSPWAGPIRAMAITVPLVIMSAFATLFTVMCRKKQQENIYSHLDEESSESSSQTTALNTEKPWPRPKIFICYSSKDCPKHLAVIQSFAFFLQDFCGCEVALDLWEHLEICKEGQMAWLSRRIDEAHFIITVCSKGLKYFVEKRHRKGKATSKEKNKESGDGSSRDLFIVATAMIAEKIREVHQKSSDLSRFMAVYFDYSHESDVPTSLSLAPKFKLMDQLPQVFARLHSRQLSLTDREPQPPNVSKRNYFRSNSGRSLYVAICNMHQHIAQEPDWFERQLMPPPAPNKRDRVTPPPEKLDSGLVLNEVKLKHLSESDCPVRSNVLILPNSPKLAALSLSGPSLSSLHGEIGEGSSSQEAAGSPRPVIHMDGSASPPEMPRDSGIYDSSVPSSELSIPLMEGLSPDHADNSSLADSVSSSSGLGDEEPPAVSSLHCTEPTICKAELHHSIQQSEGLVAAAST
- the LOC127427862 gene encoding interleukin-17 receptor D-like isoform X1 translates to MAGSLRLFHFLTALSVFLCFNAAVNGGKRGNSDKCNYKGTQLSSSDESGRKLAVTFRYDNCSVNWNPVGKHAIHEVNNITFSHLSCDSQAAVVVHWMASPLGIEHVKGFRVYLEDKNPEGKQCQHMILKDPRQLNFSYKTVKMSSQPFTGLDFETDYMVRIVPFPTFLNDSFFPPSFLRTNICEVLLGPDNIVCKPFWKPKMLSVSQLGSNLHVVFDHAPSTFGFSIYYLYYKLRQEGPFRLKRCKPKYNSIEVWNNMREQNGPKTTCILQDVIPGTYAIELRDDNNTTRKQTQYHVSQVHSPWAGPIRAMAITVPLVIMSAFATLFTVMCRKKQQENIYSHLDEESSESSSQTTALNTEKPWPRPKIFICYSSKDCPKHLAVIQSFAFFLQDFCGCEVALDLWEHLEICKEGQMAWLSRRIDEAHFIITVCSKGLKYFVEKRHRKGKATSKEKNKESGDGSSRDLFIVATAMIAEKIREVHQKSSDLSRFMAVYFDYSHESDVPTSLSLAPKFKLMDQLPQVFARLHSRQLSLTDREPQPPNVSKRNYFRSNSGRSLYVAICNMHQHIAQEPDWFERQLMPPPAPNKRDRVTPPPEKLDSGLVLNEVKLKHLSESDCPVRSNVLILPNSPKLAALSLSGPSLSSLHGEIGEGSSSQEAAGSPRPVIHMDGSASPPEMPRDSGIYDSSVPSSELSIPLMEGLSPDHADNSSLADSVSSSSGLGDEEPPAVSSLHCTEPTICKAELHHSIQQSEGLVAAAST